A single window of Granulicella mallensis MP5ACTX8 DNA harbors:
- a CDS encoding glycoside hydrolase family 71/99-like protein encodes MIKLFERSLLDLLRTLSAGLLLTTAFLPSVAESSVQQPCGTAKGLVLVGYQGWFRCPGDGSPANTWSHWSKGAPSPDTMAIDLYPDTSELDSKSLCKLPAATIDGQPAYVFSSYRKETVETHFAWMQQYGIDGALAQRFINSTPGLMREGDAVLHNIRSAAEDHGRKFAVEYDLSGAHLDTVFAQLQDDWSYLQRDGFVSSNAYLRLNGKPVIAIWGLGFGDGHHIVDPVLALKIIRWFQQQGAAVIGGTPSGWGSLSGDSTHDPNWASVYAALDVVQPWTVGRYNSPEAADHWKTSHLEPDVALTQKNHQLYMPVIFPGFSWHNLKPESPANQIPRLGGEFFWRQAYNARTAGACMVKIAMFDEVNEGTAIFKAAPRRADAPTPGYWLTLDADGKQLPSDFYLQLTTQIKKIFVEETTPSKKLPLKPAK; translated from the coding sequence ATGATCAAGCTATTCGAACGTTCCCTCCTCGATCTTCTGCGCACCTTGAGTGCTGGTCTATTACTGACAACAGCATTCCTCCCTTCGGTCGCGGAGAGTTCTGTACAGCAACCATGCGGCACAGCCAAGGGTCTTGTACTGGTCGGATACCAGGGATGGTTTCGGTGTCCAGGTGACGGCTCTCCCGCGAACACATGGAGTCACTGGTCGAAAGGCGCGCCCTCTCCAGACACGATGGCCATCGATCTTTACCCCGATACTTCAGAGCTTGACTCGAAGTCACTATGCAAACTTCCTGCCGCAACCATCGATGGTCAACCGGCATACGTCTTCTCTTCCTATCGCAAAGAAACCGTTGAAACGCACTTCGCATGGATGCAGCAATACGGAATCGATGGAGCTTTGGCCCAGCGCTTCATCAACTCGACACCTGGCCTTATGCGTGAGGGCGATGCCGTCCTCCACAACATTCGCTCCGCGGCGGAAGACCATGGCCGGAAGTTTGCCGTGGAGTACGACCTGAGCGGGGCCCATCTCGACACGGTCTTCGCACAACTCCAGGATGACTGGTCCTACCTTCAACGGGACGGCTTTGTCAGCAGCAACGCCTACCTGCGGCTGAACGGTAAACCTGTTATCGCTATCTGGGGACTAGGCTTCGGAGACGGGCATCACATCGTCGATCCAGTACTCGCGCTGAAGATCATCCGCTGGTTCCAGCAGCAAGGAGCAGCCGTCATCGGAGGAACACCTTCAGGTTGGGGCAGCCTCTCTGGAGACAGTACGCATGATCCGAATTGGGCAAGTGTCTATGCGGCGCTCGATGTAGTGCAACCCTGGACCGTAGGCCGGTATAACTCTCCTGAAGCCGCCGATCACTGGAAGACTTCGCATCTGGAGCCTGACGTGGCCCTGACACAAAAGAATCATCAGCTCTATATGCCCGTGATCTTTCCGGGATTCTCGTGGCACAACTTGAAGCCGGAGTCCCCTGCTAACCAGATACCCCGGCTTGGCGGTGAATTCTTCTGGCGACAGGCCTACAACGCCCGGACTGCGGGTGCCTGCATGGTGAAGATAGCCATGTTCGATGAAGTCAATGAAGGCACCGCAATTTTTAAAGCGGCTCCGCGTCGCGCCGATGCCCCAACGCCAGGCTACTGGCTGACGCTGGATGCGGACGGCAAACAGCTTCCATCGGATTTCTACCTTCAACTAACAACGCAGATCAAGAAGATATTTGTAGAAGAAACGACGCCTTCCAAAAAGCTTCCGCTTAAGCCAGCTAAGTAA